One Clostridium estertheticum DNA segment encodes these proteins:
- a CDS encoding multiprotein-bridging factor 1 family protein: MVENKIEQDKINDTIELVCNSCTLESLDDIFLRPEILESICTNSNLSPSIFYDDYYSFIFSDYSTKILDWRQNKKITQKKAAKILKISPVDIGDWERKLSYPSRYQFIKLKEVIK; encoded by the coding sequence ATGGTTGAAAACAAAATAGAGCAAGACAAGATTAACGATACTATAGAGCTGGTTTGTAATAGCTGCACTCTAGAATCTTTGGACGATATTTTTTTAAGACCTGAAATATTAGAATCTATATGTACTAACTCCAACCTATCCCCTTCAATATTCTATGACGACTACTATTCATTTATCTTTTCTGATTACTCTACAAAAATACTTGATTGGAGACAAAACAAAAAAATTACCCAAAAGAAAGCCGCTAAGATTTTAAAGATAAGTCCAGTTGATATAGGCGATTGGGAAAGAAAGCTTTCATATCCATCACGATATCAATTCATAAAATTAAAGGAGGTAATTAAATGA
- a CDS encoding SH3 domain-containing protein, which produces MKEDGDKLSLKFTLGLAANTLSKQSERTSKVLSGMALSNMAAMSTSSISASILGVSEVMEQFQNKLGKQFKGIDFGMISALSTYSTNTSSISASILGVSEVMEQLQNKLGKQFKGIDFSMISALSTYSTNTSSIMASIQGISGMMEQFQNKLGKQFKGIDFSMISALSTATLGINGMMAQFQDKLGDQLKGIDLSNVKINENGTVDYLDETINIKDAIEDVSSYFLENMESEQEVEQSAKSVTKIKSIINILMFIFMFVLIINTQPQLVSTSLEKTPIKQQIAENIGKLSGNVESGLDEMVKFFLFIFAFGNKVNGEINAFAIANPASFIFRYEAIKYILKRIYNTLKKQRESSNYPDEILNDRKRIIKLIKSQLKVSIEKHFNSEIINKIYQGNFGLVNKKSLDVRTSNNFKSQIIYKLILGEVVIIIGKNREWTEIQFVGKDNCDYGGWVSTKYIHRVD; this is translated from the coding sequence GTGAAAGAAGATGGAGACAAGTTATCTCTAAAATTCACTTTAGGTTTGGCTGCAAATACATTAAGCAAACAATCTGAAAGAACAAGTAAGGTGTTGAGTGGTATGGCACTTAGTAATATGGCGGCAATGAGTACATCATCAATTAGCGCATCAATACTAGGCGTTAGTGAAGTGATGGAACAGTTTCAAAACAAATTGGGAAAACAGTTTAAAGGTATAGACTTTGGCATGATTTCAGCACTGAGTACATATTCAACGAATACATCATCAATTAGCGCATCAATACTAGGCGTTAGTGAAGTGATGGAACAGTTACAAAACAAATTGGGAAAACAGTTTAAAGGTATAGACTTTAGCATGATTTCAGCACTGAGTACATATTCAACGAATACATCATCAATTATGGCATCAATACAAGGTATTAGTGGAATGATGGAACAGTTTCAAAACAAATTGGGAAAACAGTTTAAAGGTATAGACTTTAGCATGATTTCAGCACTGAGTACGGCAACACTAGGAATTAATGGAATGATGGCACAATTTCAAGATAAATTGGGCGACCAGCTTAAAGGTATAGACCTTAGTAATGTAAAAATAAATGAGAATGGAACAGTTGATTATTTAGATGAAACTATTAACATTAAAGATGCTATAGAGGATGTTAGTTCATATTTCTTAGAGAATATGGAATCAGAACAAGAAGTGGAACAGAGCGCTAAATCCGTAACAAAAATAAAGTCTATTATTAATATATTAATGTTTATTTTCATGTTTGTACTAATTATAAACACACAGCCCCAATTGGTTAGTACATCACTTGAAAAAACACCTATTAAACAGCAAATAGCAGAAAATATAGGGAAACTAAGTGGAAATGTTGAATCTGGATTAGATGAGATGGTAAAATTTTTTCTTTTTATTTTTGCATTTGGGAACAAAGTAAATGGGGAAATAAATGCGTTTGCCATTGCGAATCCTGCATCGTTTATCTTTAGATATGAGGCAATAAAATATATTTTAAAAAGAATTTACAATACTCTAAAGAAACAAAGAGAAAGCAGTAACTATCCAGATGAGATTTTAAATGATAGAAAAAGGATTATAAAATTGATTAAAAGCCAACTTAAAGTTTCGATTGAAAAGCATTTTAATAGCGAAATAATCAATAAGATTTATCAAGGCAATTTTGGCTTAGTTAATAAAAAGTCATTAGATGTGAGGACAAGCAATAATTTTAAATCCCAAATAATATATAAATTGATATTAGGTGAGGTAGTTATTATTATAGGGAAAAATAGGGAATGGACGGAAATACAATTTGTTGGTAAGGACAATTGCGATTATGGGGGGTGGGTATCTACTAAATACATACACAGAGTTGATTAA
- a CDS encoding DUF6075 family protein: protein MNIRFKDTEHEQSFLEFIASDNVEVNDVERLSLFYLLALNKDTRRSINSLYNFEGRHIEPEALDRGWQTSSSRKVTKLAFNLFNNFNDREYDDFSPLELFSTSDALYMSEALKIRLRDYFGEI from the coding sequence ATGAATATTAGATTTAAAGATACTGAGCATGAACAATCCTTTTTAGAGTTTATAGCTAGTGATAATGTAGAAGTGAATGATGTGGAGAGATTATCTTTGTTTTATCTGTTGGCTTTAAATAAGGATACTAGGCGAAGTATAAATAGCTTATATAATTTTGAAGGTAGGCACATAGAACCAGAAGCATTAGATAGAGGTTGGCAGACTTCTAGTAGTAGAAAAGTAACAAAGTTAGCATTTAATTTATTTAATAATTTTAATGATAGAGAATATGATGATTTTAGCCCTCTAGAGCTGTTCAGCACTTCAGATGCATTATATATGTCAGAAGCTTTAAAGATTAGGTTAAGAGATTATTTTGGTGAAATTTAA
- the brxL gene encoding protease Lon-related BREX system protein BrxL — protein sequence MENDGISLDLDKKLNKYFSGRVVRKDLTKSIKEGANVPVYVLEYLLGMYCATDDEDSINEGVERVKDILSQNFVRPDEAEKIKSKVRELGQFTIIDKLTVKLNERIDTYEAEFSNLGLKGVPISPSYVKEFDKLLQGGIWCILKMDYFFDEEVKNSNPFSISSLKPIQMPNMDITEIFEGRKNFTKEEWIDVIVRSTGMECTQLEDKVKWHLLERLVPLVENNYNVCELGPRGTGKSHVYKEISPNSILVSGGQSTVANLFYNMSSRKVGLVGMWDVVAFDEVAGISFKDKDGIQIMKDYMASGSFSRGKEEKAASASMVFVGNINQSLDSLIKTSHLFAPFPEEMANDCAFFDRMHFYIPGWEIPKMRPEFLTDNYGFIVDYMAEFFREMRKRSFSDAMDKYFKLGNNLNQRDVISVRKTVSGLLKLIYPNGEFTKEDVEEVLKYALVGRRRVKEQLKKIGGMEFYDVHFSYIDKESLSEEFVSVPEQGGGKLIPEGLGKPGHVYVVGHGDSGMIGVYKIENEVVSGTGKFGKSGAGSNRDVKEALDTAFRYFTSNSKSISNSISTKSKDFLMHISDMQGIGLTPELGIAELIGLCSGALEKPVQESLAVLGNMTVGGTISKIEGFANCLQVCVDAGAKKVLIPASAVVDFQTVPPELLIKVQPIFYSDPIDAVYKGLGVS from the coding sequence ATGGAGAACGATGGAATTAGTTTAGATTTAGATAAGAAGCTTAATAAATATTTTTCTGGTAGGGTAGTTAGAAAAGACCTTACAAAATCCATTAAAGAAGGAGCAAACGTGCCAGTTTATGTACTTGAATATCTCTTAGGAATGTATTGTGCTACTGATGATGAAGATAGTATAAATGAAGGTGTAGAGAGAGTAAAGGATATTCTTTCTCAGAACTTTGTACGCCCAGATGAAGCGGAAAAAATAAAATCTAAAGTTAGAGAGCTTGGACAATTCACTATAATAGATAAACTGACGGTAAAATTAAATGAAAGAATAGATACATATGAGGCGGAGTTTTCTAACCTTGGACTAAAAGGTGTGCCTATATCTCCGAGTTATGTTAAAGAATTTGATAAGCTACTTCAGGGTGGTATATGGTGTATCTTAAAAATGGATTATTTTTTTGATGAAGAGGTAAAAAATTCAAATCCATTTAGTATATCAAGTTTAAAACCAATTCAAATGCCTAATATGGACATTACAGAAATATTTGAGGGAAGAAAAAACTTTACAAAGGAAGAATGGATAGATGTTATTGTTCGTTCAACTGGGATGGAGTGTACGCAGCTTGAAGATAAAGTTAAGTGGCATTTACTTGAGAGGCTTGTGCCATTAGTTGAGAATAATTATAACGTATGTGAACTTGGACCAAGAGGGACAGGTAAATCACATGTTTATAAAGAAATTTCGCCTAATAGCATTTTAGTTTCGGGGGGACAAAGTACCGTTGCTAATCTTTTCTATAATATGTCTTCAAGAAAAGTTGGATTAGTTGGCATGTGGGATGTTGTTGCTTTTGATGAAGTTGCTGGAATTAGCTTTAAAGACAAAGACGGAATACAGATTATGAAGGATTACATGGCTTCTGGTTCTTTTTCAAGAGGAAAAGAAGAAAAAGCTGCGTCCGCTTCCATGGTTTTTGTAGGAAATATTAATCAAAGTTTAGATTCACTGATAAAAACTTCTCATTTATTTGCCCCATTCCCTGAAGAAATGGCTAATGACTGCGCTTTCTTTGACAGGATGCACTTTTACATACCTGGTTGGGAAATTCCTAAAATGAGACCTGAGTTTTTAACAGATAATTATGGATTTATTGTGGATTACATGGCAGAATTTTTTAGAGAAATGAGAAAACGTTCATTCTCTGACGCTATGGATAAATACTTCAAGCTTGGTAATAATTTAAATCAAAGAGATGTAATATCGGTTAGGAAGACTGTTTCAGGGCTTCTAAAGCTTATCTACCCTAATGGTGAATTTACTAAAGAAGACGTAGAAGAAGTATTAAAGTATGCACTTGTAGGAAGAAGAAGAGTAAAAGAACAGCTCAAGAAGATAGGTGGCATGGAGTTTTATGATGTACACTTCTCTTATATAGATAAGGAAAGCTTAAGTGAAGAGTTTGTTTCAGTTCCAGAACAAGGTGGAGGAAAACTTATACCAGAAGGTCTTGGAAAACCAGGGCATGTATATGTTGTAGGACATGGTGACTCAGGAATGATTGGTGTATATAAAATTGAAAACGAAGTAGTAAGTGGAACTGGAAAGTTTGGAAAGTCTGGAGCAGGTTCAAACAGAGATGTAAAAGAAGCTTTAGATACTGCATTTAGGTATTTTACATCAAATTCAAAGAGTATTAGTAATTCTATAAGCACAAAATCAAAGGATTTCTTGATGCACATAAGTGATATGCAGGGAATAGGATTAACACCAGAGCTGGGAATCGCAGAACTCATAGGACTTTGTTCAGGTGCGCTAGAAAAGCCTGTTCAAGAAAGCCTTGCTGTATTAGGTAATATGACTGTTGGAGGAACTATAAGTAAGATAGAAGGATTTGCTAACTGTTTACAGGTGTGTGTTGATGCGGGAGCAAAGAAGGTTTTAATACCAGCTTCAGCAGTTGTTGATTTTCAAACTGTACCACCAGAGCTGCTTATTAAAGTTCAACCAATATTCTACTCAGACCCTATTGATGCAGTATATAAGGGATTAGGGGTAAGTTAA
- a CDS encoding mannose-6-phosphate isomerase: MEKYLPKMYKRLMMVYQAIDTDEESEVIKEQYNEIDGISVDFGIMQKTRKAFVIKCEFVWDDIGTFAALSRFLSNLRGNNVLGNTFMEESQNCSVFGKDRLIIGFGIKDLIIVDAGDVILVMDKNKDQEIKHLVNELKEYEVTEKYI; the protein is encoded by the coding sequence ATGGAGAAGTACTTACCTAAGATGTATAAGCGATTAATGATGGTATATCAAGCAATAGATACTGATGAAGAAAGTGAAGTGATAAAAGAACAATACAATGAAATAGATGGAATATCAGTGGATTTTGGTATAATGCAAAAAACTAGAAAGGCTTTTGTTATAAAATGTGAGTTTGTATGGGATGACATAGGGACATTTGCAGCACTTTCAAGATTCTTAAGCAATTTACGGGGCAACAATGTTTTGGGTAATACATTTATGGAAGAAAGCCAAAATTGCTCAGTATTTGGTAAAGATAGATTGATAATTGGGTTTGGTATAAAGGATCTCATAATTGTAGATGCAGGAGATGTTATATTGGTAATGGATAAAAATAAGGATCAAGAGATCAAGCATCTGGTTAATGAACTTAAGGAGTATGAAGTAACGGAAAAATATATATAA